The proteins below are encoded in one region of Brassica napus cultivar Da-Ae unplaced genomic scaffold, Da-Ae ScsIHWf_1842;HRSCAF=2478, whole genome shotgun sequence:
- the LOC125599345 gene encoding nucleolar protein 6-like isoform X2 — translation MEADSKLNDLLEKSRIDRDSTVDGLVSSIEEAIDAIPEGLEVTSELAPSFVSEIGADKVEFIFKKPNGFRPVGSYSTRCMAKPDASVDLLLHLPKECFHEKDYMNHLYHAKRCLYLCVLKNHLLLSSSVEKVEWSALQNEARKPVLVVFPAKKVDHLPGFSIRIIPSAKSLFDVAMLSMSSNNLPSVTADGDSLPTPTYNLSILEDMFLEENSNLLENRLSQWKALPDALILLKIWARQRSSIYAHDCLNGFLIFVIVSFLARFGYIEKSQNALQIFTKTLEFITTHDFEGSGLFFTAGKTKILASTEENKKFKELFPVLICDPSTHVNLAFRMTSIGLHELRHEASSTLTRMKLSDGGFEEAFMTKIDYPVKYDHCIRLHLEGKIAEPTSVFCLDKEYWRIYEQKVHSLLEQGLGDRAKSIRVVWRNANQGSYVEDGLSVLDREPLFIGISIRSTENAFRMVDIGPDADNKEEVLKFRKFWGDKSELRRLEDGRIAECTVWETQQWRRHLIMKQMIEYIFERHLSLYSDDIVQLVDQLDFSLLYGDKDPTFGNSLYVFKVLSKCLLEIKGIPLNVSGIQPLDSALRLTSVFPPEPHPLVCVKIVERRLHEHMPSCIPTMEVMIQLEGPGDLEIEKTKTDFLLQIVKKLQKVKGITRPATENNVVFMGGYAFRLSILHEIGPDRVKDLSSTDKMLFFRCQHAKMIYGLQAGFPTYAPVARLAKRWVSAHLFSGCLAEEAIELLVAHVFLTPLPLGVPLSRFSGFLRFLRLLADYDWWSCPLIVDRNSDFGINDHKDINDNFMSSRKRDEEGRQNISSAMFLAAPYDKASEAWTTFSPNLSEQKRLVASARSSANVLSKLVLQEHNDSVQWESLFRPPLDKYDAVVLLHRENLPYPRRLLFPPKLNQGPKAGDHVARWEASTYVNRFLLPGYLERSHEQLKEELMLDSDPTKCFLSVLEKRFGMLLKPWYDHLGGDLIGLTWTKQKSKKRKRDEDETDPKEILKAVGEMGKGLVRDILVAQVSMTFLKA, via the exons ATGGAGGCAGATTCTAAACTCAACGATTTGCTAGAGAAGAGTCGGATAGATCGCGATTCTACTGTGGACGGTCTCGTTTCATCAATTGAAGAAGCCATTGATGCTATACCTGAAGGTCTCGAG GTTACTTCGGAATTAGCTCCCAGCTTCGTTAGCGAGATTGGAGCTGATAAAGTTGAATTCATCTTCAAGAAGCCTAATGGTTTCAGACCCGTCGGCAGCTACTCCACTCGTTGTATGGCAAAGCCTGATGCTTCTGTTGATCTTCTCCTCCACTTGCCTAAG GAATGTTTTCATGAGAAAGATTATATGAATCATCTATACCATGCCAAGCGATGTCTATATCTTTGTGTACTTAAGAACCATTTGTTGTTGTCATCGTCTGTTGAGAAAGTTGAATGGTCAGCCTTACAGAACGAGGCGAGGAAGCCAGTCTTAGTTGTTTTCCCAG CTAAGAAAGTTGATCACTTACCTGGATTTTCCATAAGAATAATACCTTCAGCAAAATCACTGTTTGATGTTGCAATGCTGAGTATGAGCAGCAACAACCTCCCTTCTGTTACTGCAG ATGGTGACTCTCTGCCCACGCCCACTTACAACTTAAGCATATTGGAGGACATGTTTCTGGAGGAAAATTCTAATCTTCTCGAGAACAGATTATCTCAGTGGAAAGCGTTGCCAGATGCTTTGATATTGCTAAAG ATATGGGCTAGACAAAGGAGCTCGATATACGCCCATGACTGCTTGAATGGCTTTTTAATCTTCGTGATAGTATCATTCCTTGCAAGATTTGGCTACATTGAAAAGTCACAAAACGCACTGCAAATATTCACAAAGACACTGGAATTCATAA CCACTCATGATTTTGAGGGAAGCGGTCTATTTTTTACAGCAGGGAAGACCAAAATACTTGCCTCGACAGAG GAGAATAAGAAATTCAAAGAGTTGTTCCCTGTTCTTATATGTGATCCATCTACACACGTGAATCTGGCTTTCCGGATGACCAGTATTGGACTCCATGag CTCCGACATGAGGCTTCGTCAACTCTTACACGTATGAAACTCAGTGATGGAGGATTCGAGGAGGCTTTTATGACCAAGATCGACTATCCTGTTAAATATGACCATTGCATACG GTTACACCTAGAAGGGAAAATAGCAGAACCTACGTCAGTGTTTTGTTTGGACAAGGAATATTGGAGAATTTATGAGCAGAAAGTGCATAGCCTGCTGGAACAAGGACTTGGTGACAGAGCAAAATCAATCCGTGTTGTTTGGAGAAATGCCAATCAAGGCTCGTATGTTGaagat GGCTTGTCAGTTCTTGACAGAGAACCACTTTTTATTGGCATATCTATCAGATCAACCGAAAATGCGTTTAGAATGGTTGATATTGGACCAGATGCTGATAACAAGGAAGAG GTACTCAAGTTTCGAAAATTTTGGGGGGACAAGTCTGAGCTAAGGAGGCTTGAAGATGGAAGAATAGCGGAATGCACAG TCTGGGAGACTCAGCAGTGGAGAAGGCATCTTATCATGAAACAAATGATTGAGTATATCTTTGAGCGGCATCTTTCACTCTATTCCGATGATATTGTTCAATTGGTTGATCAACTTGACTTCTCTCTGCTCTACGGAGATAAAG ACCCAACATTTGGAAATTCGCTTTATGTCTTCAAAGTTCTCTCAAAGTGCTTGCTTGAGATCAAAGGCATTCCTCTAAACGTTTCTGGCATTCAGCCTTTAGATTCAG CTCTTAGGCTCACATCGGTGTTCCCTCCTGAACCTCACCCACTGGTTTGCGTGAAAATTGTTGAGCGAAGACTACATGAACATATGCCATCTTGCATACCGACAATGGAGGTCATGATTCAG CTAGAAGGACCTGGTGATTTGGAAATTGAGAAAACGAAAACTGACTTCCTTCTTCAAATTGTAAAGAA ACTTCAGAAGGTTAAGGGCATAACGCGACCAGCTACTGAGAATAACGTTGTTTTCATGGGTGGTTACGCGTTTCGTCTGAGTATTTTACATGAAA TTGGACCTGACCGAGTGAAGGATCTTTCCTCTACCGATAAAATGCTTTTCTTTCGCTGTCAACATGCAAAAATGATCTATGGTTTGCAAGCCGGATTTCCTACATATGCACCAGTTGCAAG GCTTGCAAAAAGATGGGTTTCTGCGCATCTCTTTTCTGGTTGCCTAGCAGAAGAAGCCATTGAACTTTTGGTTGCACATGTCTTCCTCACACCTCTCCCACTTGGTGTTCCTCTCTCTCGCTTCAGCGGATTCTTAAG GTTCTTGCGATTACTAGCAGACTATGACTGGTGGTCCTGTCCGCTGATTGTCGACAGAAACAGTGACTTTGGCATAAATGACCACAAGGACATCAAT GATAACTTCATGTCAAGTAGAAAGCGCGATGAAGAGGGCAGACAAAACATAAGTTCAGCCATGTTCTTGGCTGCTCCTTACGACAAGGCATCAGAGGCATGGACAACATTTTCACCAAACTTGTCG GAACAAAAAAGGTTGGTGGCTTCTGCTCGAAGCAGTGCAAACGTATTAAGTAAACTGGTACTGCAAGAACACAATGATTCTGTTCAATGGGAG AGCCTTTTCAGACCTCCTTTGGACAAGTATGACGCAGTTGTTCTTCTCCATAGAGAAAACCTACCTTACCCACGTCGTCTTTTGTTTCCGCCTAAACTTAACCAAGGTCCTAAAG CAGGGGATCATGTAGCACGTTGGGAGGCGAGTACATATGTTAACAGATTCTTATTGCCTGGATATTTGGAGAGAAGCCATGAGCAGCTTAAGGAGGAGTTAATGTTGGACTCCGATCCAACCAAGTGCTTCTTGAGTGTGTTGGAG AAACGGTTTGGGATGTTGTTGAAGCCGTGGTATGACCATTTAGGAGGTGACTTGATTGGTTTAACTTGGACTAAACAGAAGTCAAag AAACGAAAACGAGATGAAGATGAAACTGATCCGAAAGAGATTTTAAAGGCGGTAGGCGAAATGGGAAAAGGGTTGGTGAGAGATATCTTAGTTGCTCAAGTCTCCATGACGTTTCTAAAAGCTTAG
- the LOC125599345 gene encoding nucleolar protein 6-like isoform X1, whose amino-acid sequence MEADSKLNDLLEKSRIDRDSTVDGLVSSIEEAIDAIPEGLEVTSELAPSFVSEIGADKVEFIFKKPNGFRPVGSYSTRCMAKPDASVDLLLHLPKECFHEKDYMNHLYHAKRCLYLCVLKNHLLLSSSVEKVEWSALQNEARKPVLVVFPAKKVDHLPGFSIRIIPSAKSLFDVAMLSMSSNNLPSVTADGDSLPTPTYNLSILEDMFLEENSNLLENRLSQWKALPDALILLKIWARQRSSIYAHDCLNGFLIFVIVSFLARFGYIEKSQNALQIFTKTLEFITTHDFEGSGLFFTAGKTKILASTEENKKFKELFPVLICDPSTHVNLAFRMTSIGLHELRHEASSTLTRMKLSDGGFEEAFMTKIDYPVKYDHCIRLHLEGKIAEPTSVFCLDKEYWRIYEQKVHSLLEQGLGDRAKSIRVVWRNANQGSYVEDGLSVLDREPLFIGISIRSTENAFRMVDIGPDADNKEEVLKFRKFWGDKSELRRLEDGRIAECTVWETQQWRRHLIMKQMIEYIFERHLSLYSDDIVQLVDQLDFSLLYGDKDPTFGNSLYVFKVLSKCLLEIKGIPLNVSGIQPLDSALRLTSVFPPEPHPLVCVKIVERRLHEHMPSCIPTMEVMIQLEGPGDLEIEKTKTDFLLQIVKKLQKVKGITRPATENNVVFMGGYAFRLSILHEIGPDRVKDLSSTDKMLFFRCQHAKMIYGLQAGFPTYAPVARLAKRWVSAHLFSGCLAEEAIELLVAHVFLTPLPLGVPLSRFSGFLRFLRLLADYDWWSCPLIVDRNSDFGINDHKDINDNFMSSRKRDEEGRQNISSAMFLAAPYDKASEAWTTFSPNLSEQKRLVASARSSANVLSKLVLQEHNDSVQWESLFRPPLDKYDAVVLLHRENLPYPRRLLFPPKLNQGPKGDHVARWEASTYVNRFLLPGYLERSHEQLKEELMLDSDPTKCFLSVLEKRFGMLLKPWYDHLGGDLIGLTWTKQKSKKRKRDEDETDPKEILKAVGEMGKGLVRDILVAQVSMTFLKA is encoded by the exons ATGGAGGCAGATTCTAAACTCAACGATTTGCTAGAGAAGAGTCGGATAGATCGCGATTCTACTGTGGACGGTCTCGTTTCATCAATTGAAGAAGCCATTGATGCTATACCTGAAGGTCTCGAG GTTACTTCGGAATTAGCTCCCAGCTTCGTTAGCGAGATTGGAGCTGATAAAGTTGAATTCATCTTCAAGAAGCCTAATGGTTTCAGACCCGTCGGCAGCTACTCCACTCGTTGTATGGCAAAGCCTGATGCTTCTGTTGATCTTCTCCTCCACTTGCCTAAG GAATGTTTTCATGAGAAAGATTATATGAATCATCTATACCATGCCAAGCGATGTCTATATCTTTGTGTACTTAAGAACCATTTGTTGTTGTCATCGTCTGTTGAGAAAGTTGAATGGTCAGCCTTACAGAACGAGGCGAGGAAGCCAGTCTTAGTTGTTTTCCCAG CTAAGAAAGTTGATCACTTACCTGGATTTTCCATAAGAATAATACCTTCAGCAAAATCACTGTTTGATGTTGCAATGCTGAGTATGAGCAGCAACAACCTCCCTTCTGTTACTGCAG ATGGTGACTCTCTGCCCACGCCCACTTACAACTTAAGCATATTGGAGGACATGTTTCTGGAGGAAAATTCTAATCTTCTCGAGAACAGATTATCTCAGTGGAAAGCGTTGCCAGATGCTTTGATATTGCTAAAG ATATGGGCTAGACAAAGGAGCTCGATATACGCCCATGACTGCTTGAATGGCTTTTTAATCTTCGTGATAGTATCATTCCTTGCAAGATTTGGCTACATTGAAAAGTCACAAAACGCACTGCAAATATTCACAAAGACACTGGAATTCATAA CCACTCATGATTTTGAGGGAAGCGGTCTATTTTTTACAGCAGGGAAGACCAAAATACTTGCCTCGACAGAG GAGAATAAGAAATTCAAAGAGTTGTTCCCTGTTCTTATATGTGATCCATCTACACACGTGAATCTGGCTTTCCGGATGACCAGTATTGGACTCCATGag CTCCGACATGAGGCTTCGTCAACTCTTACACGTATGAAACTCAGTGATGGAGGATTCGAGGAGGCTTTTATGACCAAGATCGACTATCCTGTTAAATATGACCATTGCATACG GTTACACCTAGAAGGGAAAATAGCAGAACCTACGTCAGTGTTTTGTTTGGACAAGGAATATTGGAGAATTTATGAGCAGAAAGTGCATAGCCTGCTGGAACAAGGACTTGGTGACAGAGCAAAATCAATCCGTGTTGTTTGGAGAAATGCCAATCAAGGCTCGTATGTTGaagat GGCTTGTCAGTTCTTGACAGAGAACCACTTTTTATTGGCATATCTATCAGATCAACCGAAAATGCGTTTAGAATGGTTGATATTGGACCAGATGCTGATAACAAGGAAGAG GTACTCAAGTTTCGAAAATTTTGGGGGGACAAGTCTGAGCTAAGGAGGCTTGAAGATGGAAGAATAGCGGAATGCACAG TCTGGGAGACTCAGCAGTGGAGAAGGCATCTTATCATGAAACAAATGATTGAGTATATCTTTGAGCGGCATCTTTCACTCTATTCCGATGATATTGTTCAATTGGTTGATCAACTTGACTTCTCTCTGCTCTACGGAGATAAAG ACCCAACATTTGGAAATTCGCTTTATGTCTTCAAAGTTCTCTCAAAGTGCTTGCTTGAGATCAAAGGCATTCCTCTAAACGTTTCTGGCATTCAGCCTTTAGATTCAG CTCTTAGGCTCACATCGGTGTTCCCTCCTGAACCTCACCCACTGGTTTGCGTGAAAATTGTTGAGCGAAGACTACATGAACATATGCCATCTTGCATACCGACAATGGAGGTCATGATTCAG CTAGAAGGACCTGGTGATTTGGAAATTGAGAAAACGAAAACTGACTTCCTTCTTCAAATTGTAAAGAA ACTTCAGAAGGTTAAGGGCATAACGCGACCAGCTACTGAGAATAACGTTGTTTTCATGGGTGGTTACGCGTTTCGTCTGAGTATTTTACATGAAA TTGGACCTGACCGAGTGAAGGATCTTTCCTCTACCGATAAAATGCTTTTCTTTCGCTGTCAACATGCAAAAATGATCTATGGTTTGCAAGCCGGATTTCCTACATATGCACCAGTTGCAAG GCTTGCAAAAAGATGGGTTTCTGCGCATCTCTTTTCTGGTTGCCTAGCAGAAGAAGCCATTGAACTTTTGGTTGCACATGTCTTCCTCACACCTCTCCCACTTGGTGTTCCTCTCTCTCGCTTCAGCGGATTCTTAAG GTTCTTGCGATTACTAGCAGACTATGACTGGTGGTCCTGTCCGCTGATTGTCGACAGAAACAGTGACTTTGGCATAAATGACCACAAGGACATCAAT GATAACTTCATGTCAAGTAGAAAGCGCGATGAAGAGGGCAGACAAAACATAAGTTCAGCCATGTTCTTGGCTGCTCCTTACGACAAGGCATCAGAGGCATGGACAACATTTTCACCAAACTTGTCG GAACAAAAAAGGTTGGTGGCTTCTGCTCGAAGCAGTGCAAACGTATTAAGTAAACTGGTACTGCAAGAACACAATGATTCTGTTCAATGGGAG AGCCTTTTCAGACCTCCTTTGGACAAGTATGACGCAGTTGTTCTTCTCCATAGAGAAAACCTACCTTACCCACGTCGTCTTTTGTTTCCGCCTAAACTTAACCAAGGTCCTAAAG GGGATCATGTAGCACGTTGGGAGGCGAGTACATATGTTAACAGATTCTTATTGCCTGGATATTTGGAGAGAAGCCATGAGCAGCTTAAGGAGGAGTTAATGTTGGACTCCGATCCAACCAAGTGCTTCTTGAGTGTGTTGGAG AAACGGTTTGGGATGTTGTTGAAGCCGTGGTATGACCATTTAGGAGGTGACTTGATTGGTTTAACTTGGACTAAACAGAAGTCAAag AAACGAAAACGAGATGAAGATGAAACTGATCCGAAAGAGATTTTAAAGGCGGTAGGCGAAATGGGAAAAGGGTTGGTGAGAGATATCTTAGTTGCTCAAGTCTCCATGACGTTTCTAAAAGCTTAG
- the LOC125599347 gene encoding high mobility group B protein 9-like encodes MALVEYTPPSIGYTSSYPPPSQGSSSFTAIGTIEGKFDCGYLVKVKLGSEILNGVLYHSAQPGPPTPTADPIGAVVPYVEAGRRRRI; translated from the exons ATGGCTCTCGTCGAATACACTCCTCCAAGCATAGGTTATACTAGCTCTTATCCTCCTCCTTCCCAAG GTTCGTCGAGTTTCACAGCCATAGGTACAATTGAAGGCAAATTCGACTGTGGTTATCTGGTTAAAGTTAAGTTGGGCTCAGAGATTCTTAATGGCGTGCTTTACCACTCAGCCCAGCCCGGCCCACCAACACCAACTGCTGATCCAATAGGTGCCGTTGTACCATACGTGGAAGCTGGGAGGAGACGACGTATCTAA